A region of Crenobacter cavernae DNA encodes the following proteins:
- a CDS encoding YgiQ family radical SAM protein codes for MNTQLSDVKAIFSYRKFWAQRFGTAPFLPMSRTEMDELGWDSCDIILVSGDAYIDHPSFGMALVGRLLESQGFRVGIIAQPDWQSADAFRELGKPNLFFGVTAGNMDSMINRYTADKKPRSDDAYTPGGEPNKRPDRAVTVYAQRCREAYPGVGVMIGSIEASLRRIAHYDYWSDKVRPSVLINSKADILLYGNAERALVELAHRVAGGEKLSEIHDVRGTAFIVPHGWRPNDEWEEMDSTTVDVPGRVDAHPDPYAMSPADNAPKDAEPAPVVQTIKFMNVHERVAIRRAQRAKTVVRIPAFEAVAYDPVLYAHASRTLHLESNPGNARALVQLHGDRDVWLTPPPIPLTTEEMDFVFGQPYARNPHPSYGKAHIPAWEMIRYSVNIMRGCFGGCTFCSITEHEGRIIQSRSEESILKEIEEIRDKTDGFTGHISDLGGPTANMYRLSCKDPKIEKSCRKLSCVYPDICENLNTDHSSLIQLYRKARAIPGVKKINIQSGLRYDLAVKSPEYVKELVTHHVGGYLKIAPEHTEEGPLSKMMKPGMGAYDKFKEMFERFSKQAGKEQYLIPYFIAAHPGTTDEDMLNLALWLKKNNFRLDQVQTFMPTPMAMATTMWHTRRNPLKKLARSSEKVDVVRDGYRRKLHKAFLRYHHPDNWQILYDALLNMGRRDLIGYGKQHLIAPTPPGSGRDRPGQRFNVARTAHHPTQRFQDAPPAPRGKPAAKTGGKPAARGKPSGRR; via the coding sequence ATGAACACGCAACTGTCCGACGTCAAAGCTATCTTTTCCTACCGCAAGTTCTGGGCGCAGCGCTTCGGCACCGCCCCGTTCCTGCCGATGAGCCGCACCGAAATGGACGAGCTCGGCTGGGATTCCTGCGACATCATCCTCGTGTCCGGCGACGCCTACATCGACCACCCGAGCTTCGGCATGGCGCTGGTGGGGCGGCTGTTGGAATCGCAGGGCTTCCGTGTCGGCATCATCGCGCAGCCCGACTGGCAGTCGGCCGACGCGTTCCGCGAGCTCGGCAAACCGAACCTGTTCTTCGGCGTAACCGCCGGCAACATGGATTCGATGATCAACCGCTATACGGCGGACAAGAAGCCGCGCTCGGACGACGCCTACACCCCCGGTGGGGAGCCTAACAAGCGTCCCGACCGCGCGGTGACGGTGTACGCGCAGCGCTGCCGCGAGGCCTACCCCGGCGTCGGCGTGATGATAGGCAGCATCGAGGCCAGCTTGCGCCGCATCGCGCACTACGACTACTGGAGCGACAAGGTCCGCCCGTCGGTGCTGATCAACTCGAAGGCCGACATCCTTCTTTACGGCAACGCCGAACGCGCGCTGGTAGAACTCGCGCACCGCGTCGCCGGCGGCGAGAAACTGTCCGAAATCCACGACGTGCGCGGCACCGCCTTCATCGTGCCGCACGGCTGGCGTCCTAACGACGAGTGGGAGGAGATGGATTCGACCACCGTCGACGTCCCCGGCCGCGTCGACGCGCACCCTGACCCGTACGCGATGAGCCCGGCCGACAACGCGCCGAAAGACGCCGAACCGGCGCCTGTGGTCCAGACTATCAAGTTCATGAACGTGCACGAGCGGGTCGCGATCCGCCGCGCCCAGCGCGCGAAGACCGTGGTGCGCATTCCGGCCTTCGAGGCGGTCGCCTACGACCCGGTGCTGTACGCGCACGCCAGCCGCACGCTGCACCTCGAGTCGAACCCCGGCAACGCGCGCGCGCTGGTGCAGCTGCACGGCGACCGCGATGTGTGGCTGACGCCGCCGCCGATCCCGCTGACGACCGAAGAGATGGACTTCGTGTTCGGCCAACCGTACGCGCGCAACCCCCATCCTTCGTACGGCAAGGCGCACATCCCGGCGTGGGAGATGATCAGGTACTCGGTCAACATCATGCGCGGCTGTTTCGGCGGCTGTACCTTCTGCTCGATCACCGAGCACGAGGGGCGCATCATCCAGAGCCGCTCGGAAGAGTCGATCCTCAAGGAGATCGAGGAAATCCGCGACAAGACCGACGGTTTCACCGGCCATATCTCCGACCTCGGCGGCCCGACGGCGAACATGTATCGCCTGTCGTGCAAGGACCCGAAGATCGAGAAGTCGTGCCGCAAGCTGTCGTGCGTCTACCCGGACATCTGCGAGAACCTGAACACCGACCACAGCTCGCTGATCCAGCTCTACCGCAAGGCGCGCGCGATCCCCGGCGTGAAGAAGATCAACATCCAGTCGGGTCTGCGTTATGACCTGGCGGTGAAGTCGCCCGAGTACGTGAAGGAACTGGTGACGCACCACGTCGGCGGCTATCTGAAGATCGCGCCCGAGCACACCGAGGAGGGCCCGCTGTCCAAGATGATGAAGCCGGGCATGGGCGCGTACGACAAGTTCAAGGAGATGTTCGAGCGCTTCTCGAAGCAGGCGGGCAAGGAACAGTATTTGATCCCCTACTTCATCGCCGCGCACCCGGGCACGACCGACGAGGACATGCTGAATTTGGCTTTATGGCTGAAGAAGAACAACTTCCGCCTCGACCAGGTGCAGACCTTCATGCCGACGCCGATGGCGATGGCGACGACGATGTGGCACACGCGCCGCAACCCGCTGAAGAAGCTCGCGCGCTCGTCCGAGAAGGTCGACGTCGTGCGCGACGGCTACCGCAGGAAACTGCACAAGGCCTTCCTGCGCTACCACCATCCGGACAACTGGCAGATCCTGTACGACGCGCTGTTGAACATGGGCCGCCGCGACCTGATCGGCTATGGCAAGCAGCACCTGATCGCGCCGACGCCGCCAGGCAGCGGCCGCGATCGGCCGGGCCAGCGCTTCAACGTCGCGCGCACCGCGCACCATCCGACGCAGCGCTTCCAGGACGCGCCGCCGGCCCCGCGCGGCAAGCCTGCGGCCAAGACGGGCGGAAAGCCCGCCGCGCGCGGCAAGCCGTCCGGGCGTCGTTAA
- a CDS encoding autotransporter outer membrane beta-barrel domain-containing protein encodes MQGRGFAVAELTLVVGSAFAGCVLPAQAATVLPSSTSALRFQDFPGGNPFSLAAGSTIETRPAAVDALSGDTSAVWQLNSFGSILSAQTGVAFAGAGVVNNAAGATIEGATAITFGNGNSSVSNAGTLRGSGGVAILFGSGNDALEVSGGSIEGHVEQGDGRDSLTLTGGAIVSLDQGGGLDTALVSGGRIIGAFNDGDFFTMTGGRIGSVDLKQADNEMRMSGGQIDGKVNAEQGRDLFELSGGTIGGMVDLGSGDNTARISGGAIAGQFVTGSGADRFVWDTAGTLGGTVSLGTGNDTATLARHTPASLAASPLIDGGLGSDTLLLGDTVADAPGQWVNWETATLRGATDLRLLGSTLQLGDAASGTGTLNVENGAVLSVQGAAAVRPLGAGQLATLNNAGTIDLARHGASVSDSLTVAGHYAGAGGRLIVQSRLDGDGAPSDRLIVSGGTLSGTTGIVVQNLGGAGAATQRDGILVVEAVNGAGGGGRFGLATAVAAGAYEYLLFKGGEGGAENWYLRSSLTPGSEPPAAPVAPATDSAALNALPPTDVSALPSAPPAGGAPVLLYRPEAALQAAVPEVTRLVGMSMLGTFHQRMGAQALLREQGERTSRGWGRVFGQSLESRWQGTVSPSFDGELAGVQAGGDALVGRDNADRLGVFVSVARAHGSVKGYALGREDKPVGSVSVDGYGLAGYWTHLWQDSGYVDTVLMGSWFDGETRSRGDSVRTDVKGRGLTASVEAGRPFRVSDDLAIEPQAQLIWQKNRFDDTSDPFSTIGYDVGDGWTGRVGVKLSRPDEGAAAVSPYFKANLWHSLGGSDRTRFGSDDIVTERRSTWAEFGAGLTQQMTKRVSLYGSIEVGQSVDGADRSSFGGNVGVRVLW; translated from the coding sequence ATGCAGGGAAGAGGATTCGCCGTTGCCGAGCTGACCCTGGTGGTGGGCAGCGCGTTTGCCGGTTGCGTGTTGCCGGCGCAGGCCGCAACGGTGCTGCCCAGTTCGACTTCTGCGCTGCGTTTTCAGGACTTTCCCGGAGGCAATCCGTTCAGTCTGGCGGCCGGCTCTACGATAGAGACGCGGCCCGCGGCGGTCGACGCGCTGTCGGGCGACACCTCTGCCGTCTGGCAGCTGAATAGCTTCGGATCGATCCTGTCCGCGCAGACCGGCGTCGCGTTCGCCGGGGCGGGCGTCGTCAACAACGCGGCGGGCGCGACCATAGAGGGCGCGACGGCGATCACCTTCGGCAACGGCAACAGCAGCGTGAGCAACGCCGGCACGCTGCGCGGCAGCGGCGGCGTCGCCATTCTGTTCGGCTCGGGCAACGATGCGCTCGAGGTGAGCGGCGGAAGCATCGAGGGCCACGTCGAGCAGGGAGACGGCCGGGACAGCCTCACACTGACTGGCGGCGCGATCGTTTCTCTCGACCAGGGCGGCGGCCTCGATACCGCGCTCGTCTCCGGCGGGCGCATTATCGGCGCCTTCAACGACGGCGACTTCTTCACGATGACCGGCGGACGGATAGGCTCGGTCGACCTGAAGCAGGCCGACAATGAGATGCGGATGTCGGGCGGCCAGATCGACGGCAAGGTGAATGCAGAACAGGGGCGCGACCTGTTCGAGCTGAGCGGCGGCACGATAGGCGGGATGGTCGATCTGGGCAGCGGCGACAATACGGCGCGGATATCGGGCGGCGCGATCGCCGGCCAGTTCGTCACCGGATCGGGCGCCGATCGTTTCGTCTGGGACACGGCGGGCACGCTGGGCGGCACGGTCAGCCTCGGCACAGGCAACGACACGGCGACGCTGGCAAGACACACGCCGGCGAGCCTTGCCGCGTCGCCGCTCATCGACGGCGGCCTGGGCAGCGACACGCTGCTGCTCGGGGACACCGTCGCCGACGCGCCAGGACAATGGGTGAACTGGGAAACGGCCACGCTGCGCGGCGCCACCGATCTGCGCTTGCTCGGATCGACGCTGCAGCTCGGCGACGCGGCAAGCGGCACCGGCACGCTCAACGTAGAGAACGGCGCCGTGCTGAGCGTGCAGGGCGCAGCGGCCGTGCGGCCTCTGGGCGCCGGGCAGCTGGCGACGCTGAACAACGCCGGCACGATAGACCTGGCGCGGCATGGCGCGAGCGTCTCGGACTCGCTGACGGTGGCGGGCCATTACGCCGGCGCCGGCGGCCGGCTCATCGTACAGAGCCGGCTCGACGGCGACGGTGCGCCATCCGACCGGCTGATCGTGTCGGGCGGCACGCTTTCGGGCACGACCGGCATCGTCGTACAGAATCTCGGCGGCGCCGGCGCCGCGACGCAGCGGGACGGCATCCTGGTGGTCGAGGCCGTCAACGGCGCGGGCGGTGGCGGCCGCTTCGGCCTCGCGACGGCGGTGGCGGCGGGCGCCTACGAGTACCTGCTTTTCAAGGGCGGCGAGGGCGGCGCAGAAAACTGGTATCTGCGCTCGTCGCTGACGCCGGGGTCGGAGCCGCCCGCCGCGCCGGTTGCCCCTGCCACGGATAGCGCCGCGCTCAACGCGCTGCCGCCGACCGACGTCTCGGCGCTGCCTTCCGCGCCGCCGGCCGGTGGCGCTCCCGTCCTGCTGTACCGCCCCGAGGCCGCGCTGCAGGCGGCTGTGCCGGAGGTGACGCGTCTGGTCGGCATGTCAATGCTCGGCACCTTCCATCAGCGCATGGGCGCGCAAGCCTTGCTGCGCGAACAGGGCGAGCGGACCTCGCGCGGCTGGGGAAGGGTGTTCGGCCAGAGCCTGGAGAGCCGTTGGCAAGGCACGGTGTCGCCGTCGTTCGACGGCGAACTGGCGGGCGTCCAGGCCGGCGGTGATGCGCTGGTCGGTCGCGATAACGCCGACCGGCTGGGCGTATTCGTATCGGTTGCCCGCGCACACGGCAGCGTGAAAGGCTACGCGCTGGGGCGCGAGGACAAGCCGGTCGGCAGCGTGTCGGTCGACGGCTACGGCCTCGCCGGCTACTGGACCCACCTGTGGCAGGATTCGGGCTACGTCGACACGGTGCTGATGGGCAGCTGGTTCGACGGCGAGACGCGCTCGCGCGGCGATAGCGTGCGCACCGACGTCAAAGGGAGGGGGCTGACGGCATCGGTAGAAGCGGGGCGGCCGTTCCGGGTCTCGGACGATCTGGCGATCGAGCCGCAGGCGCAGCTGATCTGGCAGAAAAACCGTTTCGACGACACTTCCGACCCGTTCTCGACCATAGGCTACGACGTCGGCGATGGCTGGACCGGCCGCGTCGGCGTGAAGTTGTCGCGTCCGGACGAGGGGGCGGCGGCGGTGTCGCCCTACTTCAAGGCCAACCTCTGGCACAGCCTGGGCGGCAGCGACAGGACGAGGTTCGGCAGCGATGACATCGTCACCGAACGGCGCAGTACCTGGGCAGAATTCGGCGCGGGGCTGACGCAGCAGATGACGAAGCGCGTGAGCTTATACGGGTCGATCGAGGTTGGTCAGTCGGTCGACGGCGCCGACCGCTCAAGCTTCGGCGGCAACGTCGGTGTGCGGGTGCTGTGGTAG
- a CDS encoding glutathione S-transferase family protein, producing the protein MITLYTFGPAFGLPDPSPFVTKAELLLKLSGQPYRTDTHGFSRAPKGKLPYIDDDGVRVADSTLIRWHLERKYRIDFDTGYDERERALAWSVEKMLEEHLYFALAHVRWVDDANFESGPAVFFKRAPALVRPFVKRVIRGRVKKLLKAQGMGRHSDAEITEFAARDIDAVAAILGDKPFLLGDTPCGTDATVYAFVIGIACPVFQTPLIERVARHANLVAYVERMRARFYPAE; encoded by the coding sequence ATGATCACCCTCTACACCTTCGGCCCGGCCTTCGGGCTGCCCGACCCCAGCCCCTTCGTGACCAAGGCCGAGCTGCTGTTGAAGCTGTCCGGCCAGCCCTATCGCACCGACACGCACGGTTTTTCGCGCGCGCCCAAGGGCAAGCTGCCGTATATCGACGACGACGGCGTACGCGTCGCCGATTCGACGCTGATCCGCTGGCATCTGGAACGAAAGTATCGCATCGACTTCGACACAGGCTACGACGAGCGCGAGCGCGCGCTCGCGTGGTCGGTCGAGAAGATGCTCGAAGAGCACCTGTACTTCGCGCTGGCGCACGTGCGCTGGGTCGACGACGCCAACTTCGAGAGTGGCCCGGCGGTCTTTTTCAAACGCGCGCCGGCGCTGGTGAGGCCTTTCGTCAAACGCGTGATCCGCGGGAGGGTGAAAAAGCTGCTGAAGGCGCAGGGCATGGGCCGGCACAGCGACGCCGAGATCACCGAGTTCGCGGCACGCGACATCGACGCGGTCGCTGCCATCCTCGGCGACAAGCCCTTCCTGCTCGGCGACACGCCATGCGGCACCGACGCGACGGTGTATGCCTTCGTGATAGGTATCGCGTGCCCGGTCTTCCAGACGCCGCTGATCGAACGGGTCGCGCGCCACGCGAATCTCGTCGCCTACGTAGAACGGATGCGCGCGCGCTTCTATCCGGCGGAGTGA
- a CDS encoding VOC family protein codes for MAVKPVPDGYHTVTPYLAILNAAAAIDFYKQAFGAVEAMRVDAPGGKVGHAELRIGDSAVMLADECPDMGFRSPQTLGGPGMTLMLYVDDVDAWFARALDAGAKTLRPLQDQFYGDRSGTLEDPFGHVWTLATHIEDLSFEEITERAAKFMVKS; via the coding sequence ATGGCCGTCAAACCGGTTCCGGACGGTTACCACACCGTCACCCCCTACCTCGCGATCCTGAACGCCGCCGCAGCGATCGACTTCTACAAGCAGGCGTTTGGCGCCGTAGAGGCGATGCGCGTCGACGCGCCCGGCGGCAAGGTCGGGCACGCCGAGCTGAGGATAGGCGACTCGGCGGTGATGCTCGCCGACGAATGCCCCGACATGGGCTTTCGCAGCCCGCAGACGCTGGGCGGCCCCGGCATGACGCTGATGCTCTACGTCGACGACGTCGACGCGTGGTTCGCGCGCGCGCTCGATGCCGGCGCCAAGACGCTGCGCCCCTTGCAGGACCAGTTCTACGGCGACCGCAGCGGCACGCTCGAAGACCCGTTCGGCCACGTGTGGACGCTGGCGACGCATATCGAGGATCTCAGTTTCGAGGAAATCACCGAGCGCGCCGCGAAGTTCATGGTGAAAAGCTGA
- a CDS encoding DUF1615 domain-containing protein has protein sequence MTLARRFCLPLAAAALAAGCTTPPVAPQMAPAMVPGVESQTPLYPPSGDIVMPTTPTVMPPATPVVTPPRKIYLYTSQSEGRALLARLMPTGIADRKGWTEDILDAFTGLKLPYSPENFCAAIAVIEQESSWQADPSVPGLPKIVWGKIEEKADRYHLPMVAVKTALMKTSPNGRSYKERIDGLRTEKEMNALYEDMAAESGRLGLPAGKNPIRTGGPMQVSVEFAEGHAHAWPYPYSKRGSWRNEVFTRQGGLYFGIANLLHYPAPYSQMVYRFADFNAGRYSSRNAAFQAAVREITGRRLAYDGDLLSYQGGAPAGSETYSALSNASRRVGMSDNAMLRDLKLEKSAVFGQSELYKKVFALADQAAGRRVAREAMPQIDLKSPKITRKLTTQWFAERVDGRYRRCLARQ, from the coding sequence ATGACCCTGGCCCGCCGTTTCTGCCTGCCGCTTGCCGCCGCCGCGCTCGCCGCCGGCTGCACCACCCCCCCGGTCGCCCCCCAAATGGCTCCGGCTATGGTCCCCGGCGTCGAATCGCAGACGCCGCTCTACCCGCCGAGCGGCGACATCGTGATGCCGACGACGCCGACGGTGATGCCGCCTGCCACGCCCGTCGTCACGCCGCCGCGCAAGATCTACCTCTATACCAGCCAGAGCGAAGGCCGGGCGCTGCTCGCCAGGCTGATGCCGACCGGCATCGCCGACCGCAAGGGCTGGACCGAAGACATTCTCGACGCCTTCACCGGCCTGAAACTGCCGTACAGCCCGGAAAACTTCTGCGCGGCGATCGCGGTGATCGAGCAGGAGTCGAGCTGGCAGGCCGACCCGTCGGTGCCGGGTCTGCCGAAGATCGTGTGGGGCAAGATCGAGGAAAAGGCCGACCGCTACCACCTGCCGATGGTCGCGGTGAAGACGGCGCTGATGAAGACGTCGCCGAACGGCAGGAGTTACAAGGAGCGCATCGATGGGCTGCGCACCGAGAAGGAAATGAACGCGCTGTACGAGGACATGGCCGCCGAATCGGGCCGCCTCGGCCTGCCGGCCGGCAAGAACCCGATCCGCACCGGTGGGCCGATGCAGGTCAGCGTCGAATTCGCCGAAGGCCACGCGCACGCCTGGCCCTACCCGTACAGCAAGCGCGGCAGCTGGCGGAACGAGGTGTTCACGCGGCAGGGCGGCCTCTACTTCGGCATCGCCAACCTGCTGCACTACCCGGCGCCGTACTCGCAGATGGTCTACCGCTTCGCCGACTTCAACGCCGGCCGCTATTCGAGCCGCAACGCCGCCTTCCAGGCCGCGGTGCGCGAGATCACCGGCCGCCGCCTCGCATATGACGGCGATCTGTTGAGCTACCAGGGCGGCGCGCCGGCCGGCAGCGAGACCTATAGCGCGCTGTCCAACGCGTCGCGCCGCGTCGGCATGAGCGACAACGCGATGCTGCGCGACCTGAAGCTCGAGAAGAGCGCGGTCTTCGGCCAGAGCGAGCTGTACAAGAAGGTGTTCGCGCTCGCCGACCAGGCCGCCGGCCGCCGCGTGGCGCGCGAGGCGATGCCGCAGATCGACCTGAAGAGCCCGAAGATCACGCGCAAGCTGACGACGCAGTGGTTCGCCGAAAGGGTCGACGGGCGTTACCGGCGCTGCCTCGCGCGCCAGTAA
- a CDS encoding ABC transporter substrate-binding protein produces MYYSQPLLHYRNRAISLASSRLTLRTPADLAPYRVAAFQNARGLFGREYAETMAEHPAYREHADQSLLGPLLYRGRVDVVIGDVDIFAAFDARALTGRCDVPALAVADILPPSPRHAGFARAEDRDAFDKALTELAARGEIERLRRRFKPRAPVRTRLSDCERAP; encoded by the coding sequence GTGTACTACTCGCAGCCGCTGCTCCATTACCGCAACCGCGCCATTTCGCTGGCGTCGTCCCGGCTGACGCTGCGCACGCCGGCCGACCTCGCGCCCTACCGCGTCGCCGCCTTCCAGAACGCACGCGGCCTCTTCGGCCGCGAATACGCCGAGACGATGGCCGAGCACCCGGCTTACCGCGAGCACGCCGACCAGTCGCTGCTGGGCCCGCTGCTCTACCGCGGTCGCGTCGACGTCGTGATCGGCGACGTCGACATCTTCGCGGCCTTCGACGCCCGCGCGTTGACCGGGCGCTGCGACGTGCCGGCGCTGGCGGTGGCCGACATCCTGCCGCCGTCGCCGCGCCACGCCGGCTTCGCGCGTGCAGAGGACCGCGACGCCTTCGACAAGGCGCTCACCGAGCTTGCCGCCCGCGGCGAAATCGAACGCCTGCGTCGGCGCTTCAAGCCGCGCGCCCCGGTCCGCACCCGCCTGTCCGACTGCGAACGCGCACCCTGA
- a CDS encoding methionine ABC transporter permease has protein sequence MELDWNLLDWTEIGIATWDTLRMLGWSLFFTVLFGLPLGVLLFLTSRRQLLQNGLLNKALSFVANVLRSLPFLILLVVMIPLTAWLVGTSLGVEGSIPPLVVGATPFFARLVETALREVDRGVIEAVQSLGATRWQIVSKVLLPESRPGLVAAITVTAITLVSYTAMSGVIGGGGLGDLAIRYGYQRFQTEVMIITVVILIVMVQLLQMLGDWLVTRVSRK, from the coding sequence ATGGAACTCGATTGGAACCTGCTCGACTGGACCGAGATCGGCATCGCGACGTGGGACACCTTGCGCATGCTCGGCTGGTCGCTGTTTTTCACCGTGTTGTTCGGCCTGCCGCTGGGCGTGCTGCTGTTCCTGACGTCGCGCCGCCAGCTGTTGCAGAACGGCCTGCTGAACAAGGCGCTGTCCTTCGTCGCCAACGTACTGCGTTCCTTGCCGTTCCTGATCCTGCTCGTCGTGATGATTCCGCTGACCGCGTGGCTGGTCGGCACCTCGCTCGGTGTCGAAGGCTCGATCCCACCGCTCGTCGTCGGCGCGACGCCGTTCTTCGCGCGGCTGGTCGAGACCGCGCTGCGCGAGGTCGACCGCGGCGTGATCGAGGCGGTGCAATCGCTCGGCGCGACGCGCTGGCAGATCGTCTCGAAGGTGCTGCTGCCCGAGTCGCGCCCGGGCCTCGTCGCGGCGATCACCGTCACCGCGATCACGCTGGTGTCGTACACCGCGATGTCGGGCGTGATCGGCGGCGGCGGCCTCGGCGACCTGGCGATACGCTACGGCTACCAGCGCTTCCAGACCGAGGTGATGATCATCACCGTCGTGATCCTGATCGTGATGGTGCAGTTGCTGCAGATGCTCGGCGACTGGCTGGTCACGCGCGTGTCGCGCAAATAA
- a CDS encoding MetQ/NlpA family ABC transporter substrate-binding protein, with translation MKKTLIAFALSTAAATGFAHAGEKLVVAASPVPHAEILEHIKPALAKEGVDLEVKVFTDYVQPNVQVAEKRLDANFFQHKPYLDEFNKAKKTRLVPVTAVHVEPFGAYSKKIKAKAQLANGATVAIPNDPSNGARALLLLQSNGLIKLKDPKNLLATSRDISANPKKLKIRELEAATLPRVLDQVDLALINTNYALEAKLVPTKDALFIEGKQSPYANLLVARPDNKNSAAMQKLAKALNSPDVKKFLATKYQGAIVPAF, from the coding sequence ATGAAAAAGACGCTGATCGCCTTCGCCCTGTCGACCGCCGCCGCGACCGGCTTCGCCCACGCCGGTGAAAAACTGGTGGTGGCCGCCAGCCCGGTGCCGCACGCCGAGATCCTCGAACACATCAAGCCGGCGCTCGCCAAAGAGGGCGTCGACCTCGAGGTGAAGGTGTTTACCGACTACGTGCAGCCGAACGTGCAGGTCGCCGAGAAGCGCCTGGACGCCAACTTCTTCCAGCACAAGCCCTACCTCGACGAATTCAACAAGGCCAAGAAGACCCGCCTCGTGCCGGTGACCGCCGTCCACGTCGAGCCGTTCGGCGCCTACTCGAAGAAGATCAAGGCCAAGGCGCAGCTGGCGAACGGCGCGACCGTCGCGATCCCGAACGACCCTTCGAACGGCGCGCGCGCGCTCTTGCTGTTGCAGAGCAACGGCCTGATCAAGCTGAAGGACCCGAAGAACCTGCTCGCGACCTCGCGCGACATCTCGGCCAACCCGAAGAAGCTGAAGATCCGCGAACTCGAAGCGGCGACGCTGCCGCGCGTGCTAGACCAGGTCGACCTGGCGCTGATCAACACCAACTACGCGCTCGAGGCCAAGCTGGTTCCGACCAAGGACGCGCTCTTCATCGAGGGCAAGCAGTCGCCGTACGCGAACTTGCTGGTCGCGCGTCCGGACAACAAGAACAGCGCGGCGATGCAGAAGCTCGCGAAGGCGCTGAACAGCCCGGACGTGAAAAAATTCCTGGCGACCAAGTACCAGGGGGCGATCGTCCCGGCGTTCTGA
- a CDS encoding methionine ABC transporter ATP-binding protein, giving the protein MIRLENLQKTFVVDGRAVPALDGISLEVPAGEVFGIIGRSGAGKSTLIRMLNLLERPDSGRIFVDGHDISGLSDAALRGVRQQIGMVFQHFNLLSSRTVAQNVRLPLELTASGSRAEQDARVAELLELVGLREHRDKYPSQLSGGQKQRVGIARALANRPKLLLCDEATSALDPQTTQAILDLIADINRKLELTVVLITHEMGVIRRIADRVAVIDAGAIVEIGAVSDVFLHPQHPATQSMVAELSHADELEDSGLLASATGAVWRLTFVGATTHEPILFDTASRYGLSFSLLQGTVSRLKDLPYGQLVVEWHGEASRLAEAREGLAARDVVVEVLR; this is encoded by the coding sequence GTGATACGCCTAGAAAATCTGCAAAAAACCTTCGTCGTCGACGGTCGCGCCGTGCCGGCGCTTGACGGCATCTCGCTCGAGGTGCCGGCCGGCGAGGTGTTCGGCATCATCGGTCGCTCGGGCGCCGGCAAGAGCACGCTGATCCGCATGCTCAACCTGCTCGAGCGCCCGGACTCCGGCCGCATCTTCGTCGACGGCCACGACATTTCCGGCCTGTCCGACGCCGCGCTGCGCGGCGTGCGCCAACAGATCGGCATGGTGTTCCAGCACTTCAACCTATTGAGTTCGCGCACCGTCGCCCAGAACGTGCGCCTGCCGCTCGAGTTGACCGCCAGCGGCAGCCGCGCCGAACAGGACGCGCGCGTCGCCGAGCTGCTCGAACTCGTCGGGCTAAGGGAGCACCGCGACAAGTACCCGAGCCAACTCTCGGGCGGGCAGAAGCAGCGCGTCGGCATCGCGCGTGCGCTCGCCAACCGGCCCAAGCTCTTGTTGTGCGACGAGGCGACCAGCGCGCTCGACCCGCAGACGACACAGGCCATCCTCGACCTGATCGCCGACATCAATAGAAAGCTCGAGCTGACCGTCGTGCTGATCACGCACGAGATGGGCGTGATCCGCCGCATCGCCGACCGCGTCGCGGTGATCGACGCCGGCGCCATCGTCGAGATCGGCGCGGTGTCCGACGTCTTCCTGCACCCGCAGCACCCGGCGACGCAGAGCATGGTTGCCGAACTGTCGCACGCCGACGAGCTCGAAGACTCGGGCCTCTTGGCCAGCGCGACCGGCGCGGTATGGCGGCTGACCTTCGTCGGCGCGACCACCCACGAACCGATCCTGTTCGATACCGCCAGCCGCTACGGGCTGTCGTTCAGCCTGTTGCAGGGCACGGTGTCGCGCCTGAAGGACCTGCCGTACGGCCAGCTGGTGGTCGAATGGCATGGCGAGGCGTCAAGGTTGGCCGAGGCCCGCGAAGGGCTGGCCGCGCGTGATGTGGTGGTGGAGGTGTTGCGTTGA